Genomic segment of Micropterus dolomieu isolate WLL.071019.BEF.003 ecotype Adirondacks unplaced genomic scaffold, ASM2129224v1 contig_12837, whole genome shotgun sequence:
GCAAAAATTTGTGCACCAAGTGTATGATAACACCACATGTCTGTAACACGCCCGCTCCGCGACACTAGACGTTTTTCACCCTCCCTGAGAAAAATCGTAGGGGAAACATTGAACAAGCCatacaactatagtattttgcaacaGAAAATGTCGGGATTCAGCGCATacaactgtgttgttgttttctaaaTCTATAAGTGGAGTTTGGTTTGCAGTCTCTGTTGTGCTTGAGCCAGTCTTTTGTAATAAATTGTTATAGATTACCCAGCAGTATAAAGTAACTGATATTagcctttaccagctgcaacattagtaatgcttacacattaatgcatcactaattaTAATCCAGTAATATAATTTTGCCTTTCTGTATAAAGAGTACTTTAATTTTTGATAGTAAATTTTGATTCTacttatgtacttttacttaagtaagtaaAGAAGAAGTTCTTAAATTGTGAATGCAGaaattttacttgtaacagtgtattttacacttttactgAAGTGAAACACTTATTTTGCCACTGATATAGGCCAATTGTCAATTAATTTACATTACCATCAAACGCTTGCACATCTTTCTTCTGCGTTCTGAGTTAATTGGTGTGATTTTAAAAGTAGCACATATTTTCATACTGCTCTGTGATCTGTAGGTAGGTGTGTACCTAAACGGAATGAGCGACCGTCCAGGGTACATGGCCATTTACTTCTACCTGACCTCAGGCCCAAACGACAGCAACCTCAAGTGGCCGTGTCCGTGGCAGCAGGCAACTATGGTCCTGATGGATCAGCAGTCTGACATCAGACAGCAAATGAACATGCATCGAATGGTCACCACCGACCCTGGCAAGATGTCCTCTAATGGTAAGAGTAGGGTGGATAACTTGAAGTGTAGCAAGCTTGACTATCCACTCATTCTGAATGGATTTTAGTGAGTTGTGTTTGTCAAACAGGGAATGACAGCTCACCTGTTTCTCTCAGGCACAAAGTACCAATGGGACAATCCCAGGGAGGTGGGCTCTAAAGTGACTGATGAGTCTGATGGCAGCTTTTACTATCGAGGACCAGGCTCTGGAAAAAGTACCTTCATCACCCACAGCAGGCTAAAGAGCAGGAACTTCATCAAAGGAGACGATGccttcttcctcttcagtcTGGAAGGTGTGGAGTCTTTCA
This window contains:
- the LOC123966170 gene encoding meprin A subunit beta-like gives rise to the protein MSDRPGYMAIYFYLTSGPNDSNLKWPCPWQQATMVLMDQQSDIRQQMNMHRMVTTDPGKMSSNGTKYQWDNPREVGSKVTDESDGSFYYRGPGSGKSTFITHSRLKSRNFIKGDDAFFLFSLE